The DNA segment CTTTTTTCGATCTGCGCCTCCGCCGGATTCCTTCTCTACATCCTGGAGATGGTGCGGCGTCGCAAACTGCGGGAGGAGTACTCGATCCTGTGGCTGTTCGGCAGCGCGTTGATCCTCGTGCTCTCGCTGAAAAAAGACTGGCTGGACAGCCTCGCACACGCCGTGGGGATCGTCTACCCGCCCTCGTTCCTCTTCCTGGTCGGGATCCTCTTCATCCTGCTGATCCTGATTCACTTCTCGATCGCCATCTCGAAGCTCCACCAGATGAACAAGAAGATGGCGCAGGAGATCGCGCTGATGAAGGAAAAGTCGTTGGGTGGCACTTCCGGAGACCCTTCCATCGGGCCTTGATGTATCCCGATAAAAGCAAATGAGCCGCGTCAAGACGAATTTTTTCGCCAACCTAGCCGGTTCCG comes from the Deltaproteobacteria bacterium genome and includes:
- a CDS encoding DUF2304 domain-containing protein, whose amino-acid sequence is MSRVTLFSICASAGFLLYILEMVRRRKLREEYSILWLFGSALILVLSLKKDWLDSLAHAVGIVYPPSFLFLVGILFILLILIHFSIAISKLHQMNKKMAQEIALMKEKSLGGTSGDPSIGP